The following proteins are co-located in the Lepisosteus oculatus isolate fLepOcu1 chromosome 9, fLepOcu1.hap2, whole genome shotgun sequence genome:
- the LOC138216053 gene encoding UDP-GlcNAc:betaGal beta-1,3-N-acetylglucosaminyltransferase 7-like: protein MPWFAELGANIQKFLLYRHCRFFPMLFNHPEKCEGDVYLLLVVKSMILQHRRREAIRKTWGQEREVRGKKVRLVFLLGVTIQGEEHPHHQKLLEYEDRLYGDILQWDFEECFYNLTLKEVNFLKWFSIYCPSVPFIFKGDDDIFVHTGNIIEFLESSGGMLDLFVGALLSTSLPIREKNSKYFIPPEIFNGTFYPPYVSGGGFLMAGPLAMKMHIASENMDLFPIDDVFLGMCLKVLHVSPKPHSGIKTWGVQEPGKEKMISRDPCFFQNLLVVHKLTPGELILMWKLVTSDLICTRVRKLGSGLRASTRIN, encoded by the coding sequence ATGCCATGGTTTGCTGAACTAGGGGCAAACATCCAGAAGTTCCTCCTGTACCGACACTGCAGATTCTTCCCAATGCTTTTTAACCACCCAGAGAAGTGTGAAGGGGATGTCTATCTCCTTTTAGTGGTCAAATCCATGATCCTACAGCACAGACGCAGAGAGGCCATCCGCAAAACTTGGGGCCAGGAGAGGGAAGTAAGGGGCAAGAAGGTCAGGCTTGTTTTCCTGCTGGGGGTAACCATCCAAGGGGAAGAACATCCCCATCACCAGAAGCTCCTGGAGTATGAGGACAGGCTTTATGGAGACATCTTGCAGTGGGACTTTGAAGAGTGCTTCTACAACCTCACCCTTAAGGAGGTCAACTTCCTCAAGTGGTTTTCCATCTACTGCCCCAGTGTGCCATTCATCTTCAAGGGAGATGATGACATCTTTGTCCACACTGGAAACATAATTGAATTTCTGGAAAGTAGTGGTGGCATGCTTGACCTTTTCGTAGGAGCACTCCTCTCCACCTCTCTACCGATCAGAGAGAAAAATAGCAAATACTTTATCCCACCTGAGATCTTTAATGGGACCTTTTACCCCCCATATGTCAGTGGAGGGGGATTCCTCATGGCTGGCCCCCTGGCTATGAAGATGCACATTGCTTCTGAAAACATGGACCTCTTTCCCATTGATGATGTTTTTCTGGGGATGTGCTTGAAAGTGCTCCATGTGAGTCCCAAACCACACAGCGGCATCAAAACATGGGGAGTCCAGGAGCCTGGCAAAGAGAAGATGATTAGCAGAGACccctgtttttttcagaatctacTGGTTGTCCATAAGTTGACTCCAGGAGAGTTGATTCTAATGTGGAAATTAGTGACCAGTGATCTCATCTGCACACGAGTCAGAAAATTAGGTAGTGGTCTGAGGGCATCAACTCGCATTAACTAA